One Streptosporangium becharense genomic window, CAGTGCAGGTCGTCCAGGATGATCGTCAGGGGCCGGTCTCGCGCCGCCGTGGCGAGCCAGCGTGAGACGGCCCAGCTCCGGCCGAGCCGGGCCGCCCCGGTGGCGGACGCGGTGCTCCCGTCGGGGCCGTCGGGCGTCTCGATGTCGGAGAGGCCGGCCAGAACCAGTCCGTCCGGGGGCGGGCAGGTCGATCTGAGCGTGCGCAGCGCCTGGAGCCACGGCCACAGCGGCGGTGTCCTGTCGCTGTCGTGGCAGCGTCCCCACAGCACCAGGTGGCCGAGACCGGCGCAGTGCTCGCCGAACGTCTCCAGCAGCAGGGTCTTGCCGATGCCCGCCTCACCGCTCACGGCGGCCACGGCCGTGCCGTTCCCGGCCGCCCGCGCCGGAAGCGTCGCCAGTTCCGCGAGCTGCTGTTCCCGGCCGTACAGGGGCCGCCGCGGCGGACGCGGGCTCGCGGCCGGGGCCTTTCCGGTGCCGGCCGCGATGCGGGCCGCGGCGGACGGGAAGCCGGTCGTGACACCGGGTACGGCACCGGTCCCGTGCGTGGCGCCGCTCACGGGTGCAGCGCCGCTCCCGGGTACGGCACCGGTTCTGGTCGCGGCGCCGCTCACGGGTGCAGCGCCGGTGCCGACACCGGCGTCGGAGGTACCTCCTGCGGGGTTGCGCACCGGGTTGTCCAGGAGGTCGCGCACCGGTTCGGTGGCGGAAAGCCTCACCGGGTCGGCCGCGGCCTCCGTCTGGGGGACGACGGTCGGCGAGTCGACGCCGCGGACGATGTCGTCCTCCAACCTCTTCAGCGCGGCGCCGGGAGGCAGGCCGGACCGGCCGGTGAGTCGGCTCTCCGCCCGGCGGAGCACCTCCAGAGCGTCGGCCTTCCGCCCGGCCCGATGCAACGCCAGGGCCAGCAGATACCACAACCCCTCACGCCGAGGGTGCGCGATCACCTCGGCCTCCAGGTCGGCGACGGCGGTCAGCGGCCGGCCCAGCTCCAGCAACGCCCGAGCGCGCCGTTCGATCGCCGTCAGACGCAGCTCGTGCAGACGGCCGACCTCCGCCGCCGCCCACGGCTCGTCGGCGAACTCGCTGTAGGGCTGCCCGCGCCACAGCCCCAGTGCCTCGTCCAGGCAGGGGAGTGTGCCGTCGGGCGACCGGAACGCGGAACGGGTGACCAGTTCGGTGAAGCGCGCGACGTCCACGTCCGCCGCGGCGAGCAGGTAGCCGGGCGGCCGGGCGATGATCACTCGGGACGGTGCTCGCGGCGCGCGGCCGGGCTCGACGGCCCGGCGCAGATGAGAGATGTACGACTGCAGCGTGGCCAGCGCGCTGGCCGGGGGCGTACTCCCGTAGACGTCGTCGATCAGCACGTCCACCGGGACGACCGTCCCGCGCGACAGGATCAGCCTGGCCAGTACCGCTCGCTGGCGCGGACCACCGAGATCGACGGGAATGCCGTCGTCGTCGGCCTCCACCGGGCCGAGAACCCGGAACTGCACTTCGTCCCCCTGACTCGGCACGGTGGGGGGACCACCGCGGCGGGGCAGGGTGCCGCGTGTGATCGCCCGGGGACGGTCCCGGAGGACCGCCCATTTCGCGACACCGTGTCCGTCACGGAAAACGTAGATCAGGTTCGCTCGGGGATCGTCCGTCGCCAGGGCGATTCTTCCTCCCTCTGCCAGGGGACATGATCAGGGTCCCCTCCCGAGCGCCGCTCCTCGGACCGCCATCGCCGACGGGGCCGCCCCGGGGGAGACACCGCCGCCGTCGGGGAGATCGCTTCCACGCTTCGCCGGCTTCAAACCGTCGCAAGTGATTCTCAAGTCGTTCAACCGTCCGTCACCATCATGATCATCTCCGTCCGGCGGCCGGTGCCGTGGAACGCGACCCCGAACCGGCGGAGATCAGCAGTTCGGCGGCCGGTTGAGGGGATGTCTCGGTGCCGATCGCCGGCGGGTGGAGGGTGGCCGGACCGGAGTCACAAGTGGGCACTCTGCGGGCTCAAGGAGCCAAGAGCGTTCTTCAAGCGGCCTCCGTAGCATTTTCGAGTGTCAGGGGCGGGAAAGAGCCGCTGAATGTGATGGACCATATGAACGGCGAGACGTTCATCGGACCCGCGGTAATCTCTCGGGTTCTTACGCCTCCGCACGTGTTTCCGGTGATCCGGTGAGTGTCATCGGAAAAAGGATTACGTGGCCCATCGGCGGTGTGAAAGGGGCTGGGGGAAGGAATCGCGGCACCGTGGGTTTCGGCGCCGGTGTGTCATTCGAGGCATGTGGTTATGGCAGTATGCGCTGGTCCGTGAGGGCCGGTGTCGGCGGTGGATGACACGAGGGCTGATTCTTCAGGGGCGGAAGTCAGTCGGTCGGCGCCATGTCGCTCTGATATGCAAGGTCGCCGGGAACGGCGTCGGGGGGAAAGGGAAATGGGAAAGACCACGGGCGGAGAAACGCGTTCCGGTGCGGCGGACAACCTGCTGGAGGACGTCGTCAGGGCGATTCTGGAGCGCGAGGCGAAGCAGGCCGCCGGTGTGGCGGATTTCGGCGAGGGCGATTCCGGTGCGGTGGGTTCCGGTTCCGGTGAGGTTTCCTCCCAAGTGGATGCCGGTGCGAGCTGGCAGATTCGTCCCAGTGTTCCGTGGACGTACGTGACGCCGGTGGATGCGGCCGCCCGTGACCAGGGATGGAAACTGCACCTTTCGGCGACGCCGCTGTCGGCCCCGGTGGTGCTGGCACGGGCGGCCGAGGTGCTGGCCCGGCACCGGTGTCCGTTCAAGTTCGCCGCCACCCTGGAAGAACTCAGCAAGCTGGTCTCCCGTGAGCAGGACCGGGGCTCGGTGGGCAAGTTCATCACCGTCTACCCGCCCGACGACGAGACCGCGGTGGCGCTGGCCGAGGAGCTGCATCAGGCCACCTACGGGCTGTCCGGCCCGCCGATCCTGTCCGACCGCGTCTACAAGCCCGGCAGCCTGGTGCACTACCGGTTCGGGGTGTTCTCCGCCCCCAGCGAACTGGACAACGACGGCTCCTACGCCTCGCGGCTGACCGCGCCGGACGGCACCCGGGTGGTCGACGAGCGCAACGCCTGGTACTCCCCGCCGGCCTGGGCACCCTGCCCGTTCGAGTCGGGGCAGGCCCCGGCGCGCACGGTCGCGCCGCAGGCGGTGCTGTTGGCCGACCGGTTCGTGGTGCGCCGGGCGATCCGGCACGGCGCCAAGGGCGGGGTGTTCCTGGCCGAGGACCGCACGACCGGCACCGAGGTGATCGTCAAGCGGGCACGGCCGCATCTGGGTGCTTCCTTCGACGGGCGGGACGAGCAGGATCTGCTGCGTCATGAGGCGCGGATGCTGGAGCTGTTCGGGCCGCTGGGGGTGACCGCGGCCAAGGTGGCGCTGTTCGAGGCCGACGACAACCTGTTTCTGGCGCAGGAACACGTTCCGGGGATGGTGCTGAGCGGGTGGGTCGGTGAGCGACGCTTCTCGGTCACGGGTGAGGAGTGGCGTGACCTGGTGCTGCGCGTGGCGCGGCGGTTGGTCGCGCTGGTTGCCTCGGTGCACGCGCAGGGGTATGTGCTGCGGGATCTGACGCCGAACAACGTCATGGTCACCGATGACGGCGACTGCCGGTTGATCGACCTGGAGATGGCCGCGGTGCCCGGTGCGCTGGTCCGCCGGGCTTTCACCCTGGGTTACGCCCCGCCGGAGCAGGTTCATGCCGCCATGCACGCGCCCGCGCCGGCGGTGACCGCTGACCTGTACGCGTTGGGAGGGACGTTGTTCTTCCTGGCCACGGGGTGTCAGCCGGCGCTGGCCGCCGACCGGCCGGTCGGAGCACGCTCCCGGAATTCCCGGCTGGAAACGCTTGTGAACGTCGCGGCTGCTGGAGACGTTGTCTCCAGCGCACTGATCCCGGCCATTCTGGGCCTAATGCAGGAGGATCCCACGCGGCGCTGGGACCTGGGCCAGGTAGAGCTTTTCCTGGACCGGATGGTCGTCGGTTTTCCTTCTGTCGTCGCGGACGGTTGGCTGCCGGGGGTGGGCGAGCAGGACCGCCTGCTGCACGACGGGCTGACCCACGTGTTGCGGACGATGTCACCGGCCGAGGTCGCCGACCCCGCACCGCAGGGCGCCCTCTGGCCGACCTCGGGGTTCGGCGCGACTGCGGATCCGTGCGCGGTGCAGTACGGCGCGGCCGGGGTGCTCACCCTGCTCGCCTCAGTGGTGGAGGCGTCGAATGAGACGTCCGGCATGCCGGATCTGCGTGCTGACCTGGTGGCGGGGTTGCGGGACGCGGCGGACTGGACGGTGCGGCGGATGGCCGGTGAGCACCGGCCCTCGCCGGGGCTGTACTT contains:
- the lanL gene encoding class IV lanthionine synthetase LanL — translated: MGKTTGGETRSGAADNLLEDVVRAILEREAKQAAGVADFGEGDSGAVGSGSGEVSSQVDAGASWQIRPSVPWTYVTPVDAAARDQGWKLHLSATPLSAPVVLARAAEVLARHRCPFKFAATLEELSKLVSREQDRGSVGKFITVYPPDDETAVALAEELHQATYGLSGPPILSDRVYKPGSLVHYRFGVFSAPSELDNDGSYASRLTAPDGTRVVDERNAWYSPPAWAPCPFESGQAPARTVAPQAVLLADRFVVRRAIRHGAKGGVFLAEDRTTGTEVIVKRARPHLGASFDGRDEQDLLRHEARMLELFGPLGVTAAKVALFEADDNLFLAQEHVPGMVLSGWVGERRFSVTGEEWRDLVLRVARRLVALVASVHAQGYVLRDLTPNNVMVTDDGDCRLIDLEMAAVPGALVRRAFTLGYAPPEQVHAAMHAPAPAVTADLYALGGTLFFLATGCQPALAADRPVGARSRNSRLETLVNVAAAGDVVSSALIPAILGLMQEDPTRRWDLGQVELFLDRMVVGFPSVVADGWLPGVGEQDRLLHDGLTHVLRTMSPAEVADPAPQGALWPTSGFGATADPCAVQYGAAGVLTLLASVVEASNETSGMPDLRADLVAGLRDAADWTVRRMAGEHRPSPGLYFGRAGIAWALHEAGRALDDPALRTAGTDLALGLPISWPNPDVCHGLAGTGLALLHFWHATGEARFRDRAGDCADALLKAAQHTSDGVLWPIPKDFDSALAGVTHYGFAHGVAGIGAFLLAAGTALGRDDCLETALAAGDTLLAAAEYRGEAAFWSDGPSSKGGLTHWCSGSSGVGTFLVRLYAATGDSRFREAAEAAAAAVYTRRLSAGTAACHGLAGDGQFLLDAADLLGEPVYHEWAADLAALLWARAALRDGLLVVPDENGTEVSVGWNTGLAGVLDFLHRLRHGGPRPWTADDIALRPAGAV
- a CDS encoding BTAD domain-containing putative transcriptional regulator, which encodes MQFRVLGPVEADDDGIPVDLGGPRQRAVLARLILSRGTVVPVDVLIDDVYGSTPPASALATLQSYISHLRRAVEPGRAPRAPSRVIIARPPGYLLAAADVDVARFTELVTRSAFRSPDGTLPCLDEALGLWRGQPYSEFADEPWAAAEVGRLHELRLTAIERRARALLELGRPLTAVADLEAEVIAHPRREGLWYLLALALHRAGRKADALEVLRRAESRLTGRSGLPPGAALKRLEDDIVRGVDSPTVVPQTEAAADPVRLSATEPVRDLLDNPVRNPAGGTSDAGVGTGAAPVSGAATRTGAVPGSGAAPVSGATHGTGAVPGVTTGFPSAAARIAAGTGKAPAASPRPPRRPLYGREQQLAELATLPARAAGNGTAVAAVSGEAGIGKTLLLETFGEHCAGLGHLVLWGRCHDSDRTPPLWPWLQALRTLRSTCPPPDGLVLAGLSDIETPDGPDGSTASATGAARLGRSWAVSRWLATAARDRPLTIILDDLHWADPASLELLGDMVMLTDGLARSVPLTLVVAFRDIAVTEGCVSGCAAEKLLGRLARYNLLRLRLTGVCLPAVRAIVADAGVEADECTIRWLAERTGGNPFFVRESARLLAQGRDAGTVPDAVADLIRQCLTDLGPGAGQTLVTAAVVGRDFDPGLVAEISGVETYDLLDRAARAGLVVPRGDRMSFAHDMIRETLLRDMPPLRKAMVHRRVMAALASRPGVDVTVVAHHALEASPMVYE